The Aurantiacibacter gangjinensis genome includes a region encoding these proteins:
- a CDS encoding 5-(carboxyamino)imidazole ribonucleotide synthase yields the protein MLKPGATIGILGGGQLGRMLAMAAAQLGYRCHIYAPEADSVAAEVAHSFTCAPWHDSEALIAFARGCDVITYEFENVPVAPLAALPADMLAPGTRALEVAQDRVREKRFIQEQGGRPADFAAIDHDSELAGAIDRIGVPGILKTRRDGYDGKGQWVVRRSEDAAGARIPESGCVYEAFVSFECEFSVILVRGRDGEVRFWDSAHNTHGEGILARSALPAPAIVGEQVEQARAMAKRVADALGYVGVLTLEFFATKQGPVFNEMAPRVHNSGHWTIEGATTCQFENHIRAICGLPLGATDSVSDTVTMTNLIGGDALDLGGHLSDDRNHVHLYGKAEAREGRKMGHITRIG from the coding sequence TTGTTAAAACCAGGCGCGACAATCGGTATTCTCGGCGGCGGACAATTGGGCCGCATGCTCGCCATGGCCGCCGCCCAGCTGGGCTATCGCTGCCATATCTACGCGCCCGAGGCCGACAGCGTTGCCGCCGAAGTCGCGCACTCCTTCACCTGCGCGCCATGGCACGATAGCGAAGCGCTGATCGCCTTTGCACGCGGCTGCGATGTCATCACTTACGAGTTCGAGAATGTCCCCGTTGCCCCGCTCGCGGCATTGCCAGCCGATATGCTGGCACCCGGCACACGCGCGCTGGAAGTGGCGCAGGACAGGGTGCGCGAGAAACGCTTTATCCAGGAACAGGGTGGTCGTCCGGCGGACTTCGCCGCCATCGATCACGATAGCGAACTGGCAGGGGCGATCGACCGCATCGGCGTGCCCGGCATCCTGAAAACCCGGCGCGACGGATATGACGGCAAGGGCCAGTGGGTCGTGCGCCGCTCCGAAGATGCCGCAGGTGCGCGCATTCCTGAAAGCGGCTGTGTGTATGAGGCATTCGTCAGCTTCGAATGCGAGTTCTCCGTCATCCTCGTGCGGGGCCGCGATGGCGAAGTGCGCTTCTGGGACAGCGCGCACAACACCCATGGCGAAGGCATCCTGGCCCGCTCCGCCTTGCCCGCCCCCGCCATCGTGGGCGAACAGGTGGAACAGGCGCGCGCCATGGCGAAACGCGTTGCCGATGCGCTGGGCTATGTCGGCGTGCTGACGCTGGAATTCTTCGCGACCAAGCAGGGCCCGGTCTTCAACGAGATGGCACCGCGCGTGCACAATTCGGGCCACTGGACCATCGAGGGCGCGACCACCTGCCAGTTCGAAAACCACATCCGTGCAATTTGCGGCCTGCCGCTCGGCGCGACCGATAGCGTGTCCGACACTGTCACCATGACGAACCTGATCGGGGGCGACGCGCTCGATCTTGGGGGCCACCTCTCCGACGATCGCAACCATGTCCATCTCTACGGCAAGGCCGAAGCGCGCGAGGGGCGCAAGATGGGCCACATCACGCGGATCGGGTGA